The genomic segment GACTTTCCATTTATATTTAGAATTTCACACAATCAAGATGGTACGTATGACGTACATTATGGAGATGGAAAGATGACCTCACAGAACCATTCGGAATTAATGGATAGATTTGTGAGGAGAGTTTTAAAGAGAAGATTGAGAGATGGGCGCGGGAATTGGGACAATTTTCATTCATACAGAATTTCTTCAGATGGCCTTTCTGACCCTAAGATGAAAGAATACTACGGTAGATTTATGAAAAACCTCCCGGCAGAAGCTGTGGGTAGAAGGGTCGATGCGAGGACAGCCTCTCTTCTTCGGGAGATTTCAAAAGAATCGAAACTTCCACTTCCATCGTTAAAAGCTCTGCTTAGTAGAAGTCACCTTGAGCTTGTTGATATAGTAAGCGTGGTACTCACTGGTGGCAAACAAAAAGATTTAAAAGGTGTAAAAAGGCTAGGTAAGTTCGAATTAGCTGCGGCTAAGCTTTATTTAAAAAAGGTAGGCAGTGGCGAGGGGGAAAATGCAAATGCCGAGCCAGCTATTGAAAACCTACGAGGCTTTGCTCGTGGTTTAGTTGAGGGCGAAAGGCGGGCAGGCGTCGCTGCTCTGCTTGAACAAGAGGAAAAGGGTGGAGGAAATAAAAAAGGTAAAAAAGGTGCTGAAAAAATAGCAGCTCATCGTTTGAGTACAATTGATAAACTTCAAGACTTAGGCCTTCACGATGCGACGGCGCGCCGCGCAAAACAAATTTATTTTAAATTTGCAGAGGCTCTTTTTAAGAAAGGAGGTAGAATGAGTTTCCGCAATCAGCAGTTCAATAGATTTGATGTCCTTGCAAGGAATTTTGAAGGCGGTATGGACAATAATCTCGGTGGGCAATTCGGATATATGTATGGCAGAGCAAAGATTTGGAAGAAAAAGTTGATAAATCAAGGTGCGGACCTGAGTGGTAACAAAGGGGCGATAATCTTGAAAGATGGCAGAGGTGGTGGCAATACGGTTGACGATGCGCTTTTGCGCATGGCCGCAATAGCCGCTCGCGCAGAATGGCATCCATATAATATGTCATGCGCCGCATCCAATATTGCATACGGAACATCATACGGAACTCCTGACCGTGGAGAAGGAATGATGGCCGGCAGATCATCTAGAAGGTCACCGTACCAATATAACTAAGTCGCGGGTAGTCTGGGGCGCGACGGCATGATTGATGCCACCTCAAGAATAAGTCACTCACTCTTTTTTACGTATGATCAGAGGTTCTTTTGTCATAGCGCACGCAGCCATAACATCACCCAGAAGTAAGTCAATACTCACCATGTAATATTTGGATTTTAGCGCAAGCTGAAATCGCGACTTTTGGCTTGTGGCTAATCTTTTTGGCATTTTAGACTTGACCAAAAATGGTGAGTAAATGGTATTATTTTCTTGTAAAAATAGCTTTATTCTTTAATCAAAACTACATGAAAAATTTAACAAAACTTTCCGACAAAGATCTACTCGCACTCTGCAGAGAGTATGGAGAAAAAGCTATACGTTTTCGACGGAGATTTATCGGGCTTTTGCCAGAAGTGAAAAAACGCAAACTTTTTGAGAAGAAAAAATGCAAATCAATATACGAATTCGCAGCAAAACATGGGGGCGTAAGTCGTGAACATGTCGATAGGGTTGTAAATTTGAGTGATCGTTTTATTGAAAAACCTCTACTGCATAGTTTGCTCGTAAATGGTGAAATAAGTTCAAATAAATTAACGAGAATAGCTTCAATAGTTGACTTGATAGACGAGGCTGATTTAGTGGAAGCTGTGATGAAACTCGCTTGTAGAACAGTTGAAACATATGTTCGGGATGTGAAAAATAAGTTTGGAGTTACGGAGGTTTCAGATAAAAATAGTTTTGATTTTGGTGATAGTACTTCTGATTTTGATGGAAAAAGTTCAAGGATGAGAATTGAAAATGGCTTATTTGAGCCGTCAAATGACCTTAAATCTGTGCACGTGCACAAATCTTGCGTAGAAGATAATGCTGCAATAAGTCAAATCGAGATAGGATTTAATGTGGGTGAGTGTCATGAAAAAGAGGCATTGCCTATCAAGAAACTCCAGCTAAAACTTTCGGAAGAAACACTTGAGAATCTGCTCGAGCTGCAAGAGAAAGGTATAAGCGTCGATAAATTATTTAGAGAGTTTTTACAAAAACGCGAAGAGGAGTTGGTGGAGAATAAAGCGAAAGTGGCTATAAAAGAGAAAGCCAAAGAGGCGAAAAGAATTGAGGATGGAAAGGCTGTCAGTCGACGATTATCTGTAGGGGTGAAGAAGGTGTTGGAAGCGGAATTTGGGGATCGATGTTCGGTCAGTGGTTGTGCGAGGAAGTCAGTGCATATTCATCACAAGGTGCCGTTTTCGATTTCTGGAAGTCATGACCCACGTTTGCTCGCTCCACTGTGTCGCGAGCACCATGACATTGCTCACTCTGTGAACGTGAAATATTTGGAAAAAAAGCTATTTGCGAAGTAGGCGTTTTGCGATGTGAAACATTTTATAAGGAAGTGGCTTCAGCACGAGGTCGAGTGGCTCATTAAACTTGTGTAATTGTCCGCCGAACTTTTGCTTAAATTCACTTACTCCATACAGAGGGTCAGCTTTGTTGAATTCCACAGATTTCGCATCCATACCTTGATTCAAAGTTTCATCGATACTTTTTTGATGTTGTGTTTTTGGCTCCGCAACACCCATAAAATCATATAGCTTTTTGCCGGCCTCTTTTGCCTCCTTGATCGCATGCCATTGTAATAAATACGGAGCCATGGTGTTGCGGTGCTCATTTGATGACGCGCCGTAGTAATAAATAGCCTCGGTCTCTCCGTACAATACGATTATGCCTGCAATTATTTGATCATCGAGTTTTGCTATGTACAGGCGCGCATCAGACCCCAGTGAAGTTAGCAGCCCTTTATAATATTGTTTTTCATGAATTCCAAATTCATCCCGTTCACCGGTCTCTTTTAGAATTGAATAAAACGCATCCAATGCGGCATTGAAATTTTTTGAATCATCATCGCCATCAAAAACTTCAATTTGTACGTCATTTTTCCTGGCGATATTTATATTGTACCTACCCTTCCTTTTCATTTCGGTGAGTAGCTTTTCCTCACCCCGCATTAGGTCGAGTTTGATTGTGTATTTAGGAAGGTACGGTTTTTTGACAGGAATTATTTGAAAATTGGAAGCGGTCCCTCCTGAAATCAAGTCTTCAACAGTCCCGCCATAACCCTCGAGCCTTATATGCATACAGTTCATTTCTTTAGCAGTCTCTATTAGTTTTTGAAAATCAGACTTGGTGAATGCGGAAAGATCAACACCCATGCCAAGTAGTCGGTAGTAACCAAATGATAGTGGAAATTTGATAAATAAAGCCGTCTTGCCGGAACTTAAGTTGTGCAAGTAGGTATCTCTGCCAACGGCTGTTTGGAAGGCGTTCCAGGCCTCGCCCTGTGTAATTGTAAAAATTGAGTGTTTCACGAGGAATAATATAGCAAAAAGAAAACAAAAAAGGAGCCCTATTTAGGGCTCCTTTTGAAATTTAGATTTAAACTTAGAATCTAGGACGTGATTCGAAGCTGGAAGTCATTGATTCAGATTGTCCACTTGGTTGAGTTGGGACAGCGGTTTGTTGAGATACCGGCTGAGATACCGGACGTACGCCACCCATCTTCTTGCGAAGGAAGGCTGGAACATCAAGCTCGTTTTCAGAAGTATTATTCATGTGGCCACCCATAGAAGAGCTTGCCGCAGACACGCCGGAGAAGAAATCATCAGAACGATGAGTGCTCTCATCAAATCCTGTAGCAACAACTGTAACCTTGATTTCACCTGTGTAGTTTT from the Candidatus Peregrinibacteria bacterium genome contains:
- a CDS encoding HNH endonuclease signature motif containing protein, whose amino-acid sequence is MKNLTKLSDKDLLALCREYGEKAIRFRRRFIGLLPEVKKRKLFEKKKCKSIYEFAAKHGGVSREHVDRVVNLSDRFIEKPLLHSLLVNGEISSNKLTRIASIVDLIDEADLVEAVMKLACRTVETYVRDVKNKFGVTEVSDKNSFDFGDSTSDFDGKSSRMRIENGLFEPSNDLKSVHVHKSCVEDNAAISQIEIGFNVGECHEKEALPIKKLQLKLSEETLENLLELQEKGISVDKLFREFLQKREEELVENKAKVAIKEKAKEAKRIEDGKAVSRRLSVGVKKVLEAEFGDRCSVSGCARKSVHIHHKVPFSISGSHDPRLLAPLCREHHDIAHSVNVKYLEKKLFAK
- a CDS encoding peptidoglycan bridge formation glycyltransferase FemA/FemB family protein, with amino-acid sequence MKHSIFTITQGEAWNAFQTAVGRDTYLHNLSSGKTALFIKFPLSFGYYRLLGMGVDLSAFTKSDFQKLIETAKEMNCMHIRLEGYGGTVEDLISGGTASNFQIIPVKKPYLPKYTIKLDLMRGEEKLLTEMKRKGRYNINIARKNDVQIEVFDGDDDSKNFNAALDAFYSILKETGERDEFGIHEKQYYKGLLTSLGSDARLYIAKLDDQIIAGIIVLYGETEAIYYYGASSNEHRNTMAPYLLQWHAIKEAKEAGKKLYDFMGVAEPKTQHQKSIDETLNQGMDAKSVEFNKADPLYGVSEFKQKFGGQLHKFNEPLDLVLKPLPYKMFHIAKRLLRK